Genomic window (Jeotgalibaca ciconiae):
TCAAAAGTAAGATTATGAACCCATTTCTGTTCAGCTAATTCGGGTACCTCTTTATTTGTTTTTAATGAAATTTGTATTCGAGTTAAATGGCGCAATTCATCTAATGTTCCAGATTCCACGATTTCACCTTGCCGGATAATGGCAACATAATCACACAACTGTTCTACTTCAGATAAAATGTGGCTGGACAAAAGTACACTCGCACCTTTTGTCTTCACTTCATCAATACATTCTTGAAAGACTTTTTCTTGTAGAGGATCTAGACCCGAAGTTGGCTCATCCAAAATATACAGATCAGCGTCAGCTGCAAAAGCAGAAATCAAAGCTACTTTTTGACGGTTACCTTTTGAATAGGTACGTGCCTTTTTTGTGGGGTCAAAATCGAACCGGCGCATCAAAGTTTCTTTTCGTTGTTTATCAACGTTCACACCCCTGAAACTGAGGAATAAATCGATTATTTCTCCGCCGGTTAGATTCGGCCAAAGATGAACATCACCTGGAACATAGGCGATTCGTTCATGGATGGCAACTGAATCTTTCCATACATCCTTTCCAAATATTGTCGCATTTCCCGAATTCGCTTTTAATAATCCAAGTAAAATACGAATAGCGGTAGACTTGCCTGCTCCATTTGGTCCGATGAATCCTAAAACTTTCCCCTTACCTAAAGAAAATGAAATATTATTCAGCGCCGTAACATTTCCGAATGTTTTCGTGAGATTGTTTATTTCAATAACTTTTGACATGGTTTCCCCTCCGATATTCAAAGTTTATTATGGTAGCTTACTGACTGCTGCAGCTTTGTAATAGAGACTTTTTGAAATAGGCAACAGTCGTAACCTTTTCTCTTCTCCATTATATAAAATAAATTGAAGGATATCAGAAATATGTGTCTACTATTAAAAAAATCTCTCAAAATGGAAGGAATTTAGAAAGGGGTGGTGAATAAAACCTATCTATCAAACAAAGTCATGGAGTCGTAATCGAGCTTTCTATTTATACAATTTTCTGAATTCTTGACGAGCTTCTTCGGAAAGAGATCCACCCATATCCATTAATTCGACAATATCTTTAAAAGCTCTTTCTGGAATGGCTAAGTCCGCTAATTCATCTGGAGTAAATCCCAAGTCAATTTCATTTTCCCGGCCATCTCTTAATTTTGCCACAAAATCCGGTTCTGTGACAAAAGGAGTAGAAGCTCCGACCATATCTGAGTATTGCAGGGCTTCGAGTGCTTTTTCTGGAGAATTGATGCCGCCCGTTGCCATGAGTGGTACTCGGCCTGCAATATGGTTATAAACAACTTGATTCATGAATTCATCCTTATATTTTCCTTGTCGGATGGTTTGTTTGTAAATGTTTTTCCCCCAACTGGCAGTAGCTAGATAATGAACATTGGATACTTCCATAATCCGGTCTACAAAATAAAGGAAATCTTCTACGCTATAACCAATTTCCTTGCCACGTGTTTCTTCTGGTGTTCCGCGAAATCCAAGAATAAAATCAGCAGGAGCTTCTTCATCAATCACTTTTTGGACAGCTGCCATTACTTCTATCCCGAATCGGGAACGATTTTCAACATTTTGATTGCCATATTCATCATCCCGTTGGTTTGAAAAAGTAGAAAAAAATGTCTGGATTAATAAACGCTGAGCACTTGAAATTTCAATCCCATCGAAGCCAGCCTGAATAGCACGTCTTGTGGCATCCGCATATTGCGTAATAACGTGTTGGATTTTACGTTTGCTCATCGGCAAGACTGTGTGTTCAACAGGACTTTTTAGCTGCATTTCACTGGGACCATAGACAACGCCAAAGTCTTTCAGAGCAATTTTGGCGAAACGGCCAGCGTGTGTTAGTTGAATGACTGCTTTAGCGCCTTCTTTTTTCATTGCTTGTGCTAATTTTTTCAGACCTTCAATGCTGCGGTCATCGTCGATACTGAAACCATACTCAAATAATTGTGCATATTCCTCAATATATGCCGCGCCAGTAATTTGCAGGGGAGCAGAACTCGCACGTCGTTTCGCGTAATCCAAGTCTTCTTTCGTTACATATCCTTCTACGGTGGAAGAGTTGGTGATCATTGGCGAAAGGACAAAACGATTCGCTAACTGAATCCCGTTCGGAAGTGTGATTGGTTGAAATAAAGGTTTGTATTGGTCAGTTGTCTTCATCTATCTATTCTCCCATTCTTCTTGTTCTTGATTCTAAAAATAAATTATAAATTTATGTACTAATACAGTTTTACAACCTGTCTTAGTCTGGTTGTTCCCAATAAACTTATCATATATTGGTCGTCTTTTCCATATTAATAAACTTTTAATGAAACGAGACACTCTATTGGAAGTTATGGAAATGAATGATATACTGAAAAGAGTGAAGATGAAAACTAACTGAGAAAGAAGGAATTGAAATGAAAAAACGTGCAAATTTCTTATTCATAGAAAAGAATAATGGAATCTATACATTGAGTATGACACCAGAATTACAAGATGATATTGGTACAGTTGGATTTGTAGAGTATACAGATGTTGATGAGCTTAAAACTGACGATGCAATTTTAAACTTAGAAGCTTCAAAAACAGTTCTTGAATTGGCTTCTCCTCTTGCTGGGAAAGTTGTGGAACGGAATGAGGCAGCAACAAGTGAACCAACACTTTTAAATTCAGCGAAAGCAGAAGAAAACTGGGTAGTGAGATTAACCAATGTGGATGAAGAAGCCTTTAACAAACTAGAAGAAGCTTAAGAATGATTATATGATAGGCCTGCTCATTTACAAGATGATAAAATAGGTCTATTTTTGATTTTATAAGAAGGAGCAAAAAATGAACCAAGAGACAAGGTTGGATTACCTGATTGAATATTTATTGAATGAGAACCCAAACGTAAAAAATCTGTGGATTCACGATAAATCAGCTTCTGTAGAAGAAAAAACGGCATTGTTTCGAGCTTTGTGTAATGTTCGAAAGCCTGAGCTAGTTTCCGAAGAGTTTTTGAAAATTCAAGATGCCTTTTTGACAGAATGGAACAATGAAAGAAAAAATATTTCTTTGAGTGATTTAGAAAATGTTCAGCCGCAGCTCTATTTGTGGCAAGGGGATATTACAAGGCTTGCGGTAGATGCGATTGTGAATGCTGCCAACAGTGAATTATTGGGCTGCACTCAAGCAAACCATGATTGCATTGACAACCTTATTCATACCCGAGCAGGTGTGCAGTTGCGCTTGGATTGTGATGAAATGATGAAAAAGCAAGGGCGCAAAGAAGCAGTGGGGAAAGCGAAGCTGACAGAAGCATACAATTTACCATCGAAGTATGTAATTCATACAGTTGGACCTTATATTGATGAACGCGGGATAACAGCTTTAAAAGAGCAATTATTGTCGTCATCCTATTATTCTTGTCTTGCGTTGGCAGATAAACAAGAAATTCATACGATTGCATTTTGCTGCATTTCAACAGGTGAATTTAACTTTCCAAACCGACAAGCAGCAGAAATTGCGATTCAAACAGTAAAAGAATATTTTCAAAATACTCAATCGACATTGAATGTCATCTTTAACGTGTTTAAAGATGAGGACTTACAAATCTACCAGAGGTTATTAAAGCAAAAGAATAGGGGATTGCTATGCAGCAACTAAAAAATCAGTGGCAAACACTATCAGCGGAATCAAGTTTTTCACAAGCCGATTTATTAAATGGATTGATCACAGAAGCAGAAGCCATTGTAATCGGGATTGGAGCAGGGATGTCTGCAGCAACCGGCTTCACCTATGTTGGTAGCCGGTTTACAGAGGCATTTCCTGATTTTATCGCCAAGTATCGGTTTTTTGATATGTTACAAGCGAGCTTGTTTGATTTTGAAGATGAACAAGAATATTGGGCTTTTCAAAGTCGTTTCAGTTTATTGAATTTCTTTGATCAGCCAGTTGGTCAAGCATATGTTGATTTGCGTAATACATTAAACGATAAAAATTATCATGTAATTACAACGAATGCTGATAATGCATTTTATGCTTCGGAATTTGATATGAATAAAGTGTTCCGTATTCAAGGAGAATATGGCTTGTGGCAATGTTCCGAACATTGTCACCAACAAACTTACCATGACGAAGCCTTGATTCGCCAAATGGCTGCAGAACAAACGAATATGAAGGTAGCTGAAAACCTAGTGCCGCATTGTCCAAAGTGCGGAGCTCCGCTGGAAGTGAATAAGCGTAACGAAGAAAAGGGAATGGTGGAAGACAGTCATTTCCATGAACAAAAGGAACAATATGAAGAGTTCCTGGAAGAAAATAAAAATAAAAAAGTTCTCTTCTTAGAAATTGGGGTCGGGCATACTACACCGCAATTTATCAAACAGCCTTTCCAAAAGATGACTGAAGAAAATCCGCAAGCTTTGTTTGTGACCATGAATCAAAAGGATTATTTTATTCCCCATGAAATTCGACCGCAGACAATTCGGATTTCTGAAGATATCGCGGAAGTATTGCATACAATAGCGAATAAGTAACGGAGGTAGGTAGACGAATGTACTTAATTGAGTCGAAACGAAATGGGGAATGGATTTACAATCCAGGTCTGGCAATGGCTTTACAAGAATATGTAAAAGATCATGTTTTCTTAGATGATGATGTTTTATTTCCATATATGATGCAACCAGCTGTTCAAATTGGTAAGTTCCAAAACGCCTATGAGGAAGTCAATCAACCTTACATGGAAGAGCACGATATCAAGATTGTTCGCCGCGAAACGGGCGGAGGAGCGATTTATCTTGATGACCGGAACATGAGTTTCTGCTTTTTGTTTGATGGGAGCACTGATATTTATGGCAATTACGCTCGCTTGTATGAGCCTGCCATTCATGCACTGGAAAAATTAGGTGTAAAGCAATTAGAACAAAAAGGCCGAAATGATTTGGTATTGGATGGCAAGAAAATATCAGGAGCCGCGATGACACTGCAGAAGGGCCGTGTTTATGCCGGTTATTCCCTGTTGTTGGATCCAAATTATGAAGCAATGGTTTCCGTTTTAAATCCAAATCAAAAGAAAATTGAGTCGCATGGGATTCAATCTGTCCGCAGCCGGGTAGGATCAATACGTCCTTATTTAGCAGCGGAACATCAAGAAATGACGGTCTGGGATTTTACTGACTATATGATTTGTGAATTACTTGGAATTGAGGATATCAGTCAAGCGAAACGATATGAATTAACACCGAAAGATTGGGCCGGAGTCGATAAAATTGCTTCTGAAAAATACAATAATTGGGACTGGAACTACGGTCGTTTTAAGAAGTTTGAGTACCGCTTAACAGATCGGTTTTCAATAGGAACAATCAGTATTGGCTTAACGATTGAACATGCAAAAATTGCGATGATACAAATTACAGGTGATTTCTTTGGCACAAAAGATATAAATGAGGTGGAATCTGCTTTATTGGGTATTCGTTTGAAAAAAGAAGAGCTGTTAGAGGCGCTAGATTCATT
Coding sequences:
- a CDS encoding glycine cleavage system protein H, producing MKKRANFLFIEKNNGIYTLSMTPELQDDIGTVGFVEYTDVDELKTDDAILNLEASKTVLELASPLAGKVVERNEAATSEPTLLNSAKAEENWVVRLTNVDEEAFNKLEEA
- a CDS encoding ABC transporter ATP-binding protein; protein product: MSKVIEINNLTKTFGNVTALNNISFSLGKGKVLGFIGPNGAGKSTAIRILLGLLKANSGNATIFGKDVWKDSVAIHERIAYVPGDVHLWPNLTGGEIIDLFLSFRGVNVDKQRKETLMRRFDFDPTKKARTYSKGNRQKVALISAFAADADLYILDEPTSGLDPLQEKVFQECIDEVKTKGASVLLSSHILSEVEQLCDYVAIIRQGEIVESGTLDELRHLTRIQISLKTNKEVPELAEQKWVHNLTFEKNEAVFQLDSEYMDELISYVQPYGVIKFESAPPKLEDLFMRHYQTEEDS
- a CDS encoding protein-ADP-ribose hydrolase; amino-acid sequence: MNQETRLDYLIEYLLNENPNVKNLWIHDKSASVEEKTALFRALCNVRKPELVSEEFLKIQDAFLTEWNNERKNISLSDLENVQPQLYLWQGDITRLAVDAIVNAANSELLGCTQANHDCIDNLIHTRAGVQLRLDCDEMMKKQGRKEAVGKAKLTEAYNLPSKYVIHTVGPYIDERGITALKEQLLSSSYYSCLALADKQEIHTIAFCCISTGEFNFPNRQAAEIAIQTVKEYFQNTQSTLNVIFNVFKDEDLQIYQRLLKQKNRGLLCSN
- a CDS encoding SIR2 family NAD-dependent protein deacylase; this translates as MQQLKNQWQTLSAESSFSQADLLNGLITEAEAIVIGIGAGMSAATGFTYVGSRFTEAFPDFIAKYRFFDMLQASLFDFEDEQEYWAFQSRFSLLNFFDQPVGQAYVDLRNTLNDKNYHVITTNADNAFYASEFDMNKVFRIQGEYGLWQCSEHCHQQTYHDEALIRQMAAEQTNMKVAENLVPHCPKCGAPLEVNKRNEEKGMVEDSHFHEQKEQYEEFLEENKNKKVLFLEIGVGHTTPQFIKQPFQKMTEENPQALFVTMNQKDYFIPHEIRPQTIRISEDIAEVLHTIANK
- a CDS encoding lipoate--protein ligase; amino-acid sequence: MYLIESKRNGEWIYNPGLAMALQEYVKDHVFLDDDVLFPYMMQPAVQIGKFQNAYEEVNQPYMEEHDIKIVRRETGGGAIYLDDRNMSFCFLFDGSTDIYGNYARLYEPAIHALEKLGVKQLEQKGRNDLVLDGKKISGAAMTLQKGRVYAGYSLLLDPNYEAMVSVLNPNQKKIESHGIQSVRSRVGSIRPYLAAEHQEMTVWDFTDYMICELLGIEDISQAKRYELTPKDWAGVDKIASEKYNNWDWNYGRFKKFEYRLTDRFSIGTISIGLTIEHAKIAMIQITGDFFGTKDINEVESALLGIRLKKEELLEALDSLDLTSYFGNLTKEEFVSFVLSEKV
- a CDS encoding NADH-dependent flavin oxidoreductase, translated to MKTTDQYKPLFQPITLPNGIQLANRFVLSPMITNSSTVEGYVTKEDLDYAKRRASSAPLQITGAAYIEEYAQLFEYGFSIDDDRSIEGLKKLAQAMKKEGAKAVIQLTHAGRFAKIALKDFGVVYGPSEMQLKSPVEHTVLPMSKRKIQHVITQYADATRRAIQAGFDGIEISSAQRLLIQTFFSTFSNQRDDEYGNQNVENRSRFGIEVMAAVQKVIDEEAPADFILGFRGTPEETRGKEIGYSVEDFLYFVDRIMEVSNVHYLATASWGKNIYKQTIRQGKYKDEFMNQVVYNHIAGRVPLMATGGINSPEKALEALQYSDMVGASTPFVTEPDFVAKLRDGRENEIDLGFTPDELADLAIPERAFKDIVELMDMGGSLSEEARQEFRKLYK